The following proteins come from a genomic window of Pirellula staleyi DSM 6068:
- a CDS encoding addiction module protein, whose product MQNIEQTISAVSTMSISDRLRLAEAIWDSLDDASTALLTPQQHAELKRRMMEHETNPGSAMTREEVEQRLAELRCNPQMSVNCLIL is encoded by the coding sequence ATGCAAAATATCGAGCAGACAATTTCAGCGGTTTCCACGATGTCGATTTCTGATCGACTTCGCCTTGCCGAGGCGATTTGGGATTCGCTCGACGATGCGAGTACTGCCTTGCTAACGCCTCAGCAGCACGCGGAACTCAAGCGACGCATGATGGAACATGAAACCAATCCTGGCTCCGCAATGACGCGTGAGGAAGTCGAACAACGACTGGCAGAGCTGCGGTGCAATCCACAGATGTCCGTCAATTGTTTAATTTTATGA
- a CDS encoding SDR family NAD(P)-dependent oxidoreductase, with product MDLHGKVAFITGGTLGIGAATALKLAELGADIAIAARQLSDAAREVEAKITAIGRKCLLFSADFSQEADCRNSIEQVATHFGRLDVLVHNAGGPSNGSITELTTEQWQQTLALHVTANFHLAQAALPHLKAHGEGAIITVSSTAGIRGVAGALVYATAKGAIPQFTRCLARELADDNIRVNCIAPGVIRTRFHETMTAERKKLNLEQRIPLHREGTPEQVADAIALLVTNDYITGETIVIDGGLTSRIA from the coding sequence ATGGATCTGCACGGCAAAGTGGCTTTCATCACCGGCGGAACGCTCGGCATCGGCGCAGCAACAGCCCTGAAACTCGCCGAGCTTGGGGCCGATATCGCAATCGCCGCGCGCCAGCTCTCCGATGCTGCTCGCGAGGTCGAAGCCAAGATCACCGCGATCGGGCGCAAGTGCCTTCTCTTCTCGGCCGACTTCTCCCAGGAAGCTGATTGCCGCAACTCGATCGAGCAAGTCGCCACCCACTTCGGCCGCCTCGACGTGCTGGTGCATAACGCCGGTGGTCCAAGCAACGGCAGCATCACCGAGCTCACCACCGAGCAGTGGCAGCAAACACTCGCCCTGCATGTCACCGCCAACTTCCACCTCGCGCAGGCCGCTTTACCTCATCTTAAAGCCCACGGCGAAGGGGCGATCATCACCGTCTCGTCAACCGCTGGCATTCGGGGCGTCGCGGGAGCACTTGTCTATGCCACCGCGAAAGGTGCGATCCCTCAGTTCACCCGCTGCCTCGCGCGCGAACTGGCCGACGACAACATCCGTGTGAACTGCATCGCCCCCGGCGTGATTCGCACCCGCTTTCACGAGACGATGACAGCCGAGCGCAAAAAACTGAACCTCGAGCAGCGCATCCCGCTCCACCGCGAAGGAACACCCGAGCAAGTCGCCGACGCCATCGCCCTGCTCGTGACCAACGACTACATCACCGGCGAAACCATCGTCATCGACGGCGGCCTCACCAGCAGAATTGCGTAG
- a CDS encoding helix-turn-helix transcriptional regulator yields MRYSFRLAEVVGHVPDPRKRPGTIKNICEYTGLDRHQVAALLKNEVKYIPLDALSKLCDYLIERRFATAEELPGRLFAVEPEHFWELLARRRRLELCVGVRRSDANDTLDDAWVVASDSVLLGELLNGVTSLGNTIPTKTEESNGAPPLTAADLQPEHLHQSLVWSPGQVPTEECMLQANAVYDTFCSTAGDKALICLGSNKSNPLVEILLSTTFGCEPFATQDAVASPSKRSCPMFLRYRDNDPHFASCFGGLRLGKGHNTNVPGIYYETKDGNWDVVQWDANTQDAAFVFYIHRESQGRLEMALGGYSGRATRLLARMLARRGEEFWPPVYSGHGIQIGAFVVKFTLTGNAEQDRELLRTDLYAGTEVIRLDSEVIERRMQPALGEE; encoded by the coding sequence ATGCGCTACTCTTTTCGGCTGGCCGAAGTCGTTGGCCACGTTCCCGACCCGCGAAAACGGCCTGGCACGATTAAGAACATCTGTGAATACACGGGACTCGATCGTCATCAGGTGGCTGCCCTCCTGAAAAACGAAGTGAAATACATCCCGCTCGATGCTCTTTCCAAGCTGTGCGACTACCTGATTGAGCGTCGTTTTGCGACGGCAGAAGAGCTTCCTGGTCGGCTCTTTGCGGTCGAACCCGAGCACTTTTGGGAACTGCTGGCACGTCGCCGCCGCCTCGAGTTGTGCGTCGGTGTTCGGCGCAGCGATGCCAACGACACCCTCGATGATGCCTGGGTCGTAGCGTCCGACTCCGTCCTGCTAGGCGAACTCCTCAACGGGGTCACCTCGCTCGGCAACACCATCCCGACCAAAACCGAAGAATCCAACGGTGCTCCCCCGCTCACCGCTGCCGATCTTCAGCCCGAACACCTGCACCAGTCGCTCGTTTGGAGCCCCGGGCAAGTGCCGACCGAAGAGTGCATGCTGCAGGCCAATGCAGTCTACGACACCTTCTGCAGCACCGCCGGCGACAAAGCGCTCATCTGCCTCGGCAGCAACAAGAGCAACCCGCTCGTCGAAATCCTGCTCTCCACCACGTTCGGCTGCGAACCTTTCGCCACGCAAGATGCTGTCGCATCGCCGTCGAAGCGCAGCTGTCCGATGTTCCTCCGCTATCGCGACAACGATCCCCACTTTGCCTCGTGCTTTGGTGGTTTGCGTCTCGGTAAGGGGCACAACACCAACGTTCCCGGCATCTACTACGAAACCAAAGATGGCAACTGGGATGTCGTGCAGTGGGACGCTAACACCCAAGATGCGGCGTTCGTGTTCTACATCCATCGCGAATCGCAAGGTCGCCTCGAAATGGCCCTCGGTGGCTACTCGGGACGAGCGACCCGACTGCTCGCCCGCATGCTTGCCCGTCGTGGTGAAGAATTCTGGCCACCTGTCTACAGCGGACATGGCATCCAGATTGGCGCGTTCGTGGTGAAGTTCACCCTCACCGGCAACGCCGAGCAAGATCGCGAACTGCTCCGGACCGATCTCTACGCCGGGACGGAAGTGATCCGCCTCGACAGCGAAGTGATCGAGCGCCGCATGCAGCCCGCTCTCGGCGAAGAATAA
- a CDS encoding DUF58 domain-containing protein — protein sequence MAKSVLSRYIDPDVLSHVADRHFEPRGLVIGNLAGAHKSPLSGFAVEFAGHREYVPGDDPKHVDWRVYYSRDKYFVKQYELETNFVCHMVLDVSASMRYGEGRQQKLLYASQIATMLGYSIVRQSDKVSLVTFDNQVRGTLPPSNSMDQVVRMTHHLDEIEPVEKTAMAKSLNEIASRLGRREIVIILSDFFTDLDELEPVLQRLRYSKHDVVLMQVMHHDEIAFELDGMVKFVGLEVPDELLAQTDDLRRGYLAAVARFNQQFEEITQRNGCERILIDTSRPMDELLIDYLNKRSLQLRAR from the coding sequence ATGGCCAAAAGCGTCTTATCCCGCTACATCGATCCCGACGTGCTGAGCCACGTTGCCGATCGTCATTTCGAGCCGCGTGGTCTTGTGATCGGCAATTTGGCCGGTGCACACAAGTCGCCACTCTCGGGCTTTGCGGTGGAGTTTGCGGGGCATCGCGAGTACGTGCCGGGGGATGATCCCAAACACGTCGACTGGCGCGTCTATTACTCGCGCGATAAGTATTTCGTCAAACAGTACGAGCTTGAAACCAACTTCGTCTGTCACATGGTGCTCGACGTCAGCGCGTCGATGCGCTACGGCGAAGGACGCCAGCAGAAACTTTTATACGCTTCGCAAATCGCTACGATGCTCGGCTATTCGATCGTGCGTCAAAGCGACAAAGTTTCGCTCGTAACGTTCGACAATCAAGTTCGCGGCACGCTCCCCCCGAGCAACTCGATGGACCAAGTGGTGCGGATGACGCATCATCTCGACGAGATCGAGCCGGTCGAAAAAACAGCGATGGCCAAGTCGCTGAACGAAATCGCCAGCCGACTGGGGCGGCGCGAGATCGTGATCATTCTTAGCGATTTCTTCACCGATCTCGACGAACTCGAGCCGGTGCTGCAACGACTCCGCTACAGCAAGCACGATGTGGTGCTGATGCAGGTGATGCATCACGACGAAATTGCGTTTGAACTCGATGGGATGGTGAAATTCGTGGGGCTGGAAGTCCCCGACGAGCTCCTCGCGCAGACCGACGACTTGCGGCGGGGCTACCTGGCGGCTGTGGCGCGGTTCAACCAGCAGTTCGAAGAGATCACTCAGCGGAACGGCTGCGAACGCATTTTGATCGACACCAGCCGACCGATGGACGAACTGCTGATCGACTATCTGAACAAACGGAGCTTGCAACTCCGTGCTCGCTAG
- a CDS encoding MoxR family ATPase codes for MTDAKNADDVAEVQKCERAYNRLRDELSKVIVGQSDVIEQVLVSMFAKGHALLEGVPGLAKTLLISSLAKSLHLTFKRIQFTPDLMPSDVTGTEVIQEDPETRQRGYRFLPGPIFANMLLADEINRTPPKTQAAMLEAMQERTVSAGGKMHQLPAPFFVLATQNPLEQEGTYPLPEAQLDRFLLHIKVDYPSGAEEWEVARRVTTGQMGEITPVLTGDEILQFQKLVTRVPVSDQVLGFAWALVRASRPGTKEAPDFVNRWVNWGAGPRGVLTLVSCAKARAILYGRYHATVGDVQAVAKPALRHRLAGNYAAQANGLNSEKLIDMLLEAIPADKKYEKPAA; via the coding sequence ATGACCGACGCCAAGAATGCCGACGACGTAGCTGAAGTACAGAAGTGCGAACGGGCCTACAACCGCTTGCGCGATGAGCTCTCGAAAGTGATCGTCGGTCAAAGCGACGTGATCGAGCAAGTGCTCGTTTCGATGTTCGCCAAGGGGCATGCCTTGCTCGAAGGTGTGCCAGGTCTAGCAAAAACGCTGCTGATCAGTTCGCTTGCCAAGTCGCTGCATCTCACCTTCAAGCGCATCCAGTTCACTCCCGACTTGATGCCAAGCGACGTCACCGGCACCGAGGTGATTCAGGAAGATCCTGAGACCCGTCAGCGCGGTTATCGCTTCCTTCCCGGACCGATTTTCGCCAACATGCTGCTGGCCGACGAAATCAACCGTACGCCGCCGAAAACCCAAGCTGCCATGCTCGAAGCGATGCAAGAGCGCACCGTCTCGGCCGGTGGCAAGATGCACCAATTGCCCGCGCCGTTCTTTGTGCTCGCCACGCAAAACCCGCTCGAGCAAGAAGGCACCTATCCGCTGCCGGAAGCTCAGCTCGACCGCTTCCTGCTGCATATCAAAGTCGATTACCCCAGCGGCGCTGAAGAATGGGAAGTTGCCCGCCGTGTCACCACTGGTCAAATGGGCGAGATCACTCCGGTCCTCACCGGCGACGAAATCCTGCAGTTCCAAAAACTGGTCACGCGCGTTCCCGTGAGCGATCAAGTCCTCGGCTTTGCCTGGGCGCTGGTGCGTGCTTCACGCCCTGGCACGAAAGAGGCTCCCGACTTTGTGAACCGCTGGGTGAACTGGGGTGCTGGTCCACGTGGTGTGCTGACTCTGGTCAGCTGCGCCAAAGCCCGCGCGATTCTCTACGGTCGCTACCACGCCACCGTCGGCGATGTGCAAGCGGTTGCGAAACCTGCCCTACGTCACCGCTTGGCTGGCAACTACGCCGCCCAGGCCAACGGCCTCAACAGCGAGAAGCTGATCGACATGCTGCTCGAAGCCATTCCGGCGGACAAGAAGTACGAAAAGCCTGCTGCCTAA